From the genome of Maridesulfovibrio ferrireducens:
TGATCTGGGCCGGTACCAGTATATTCGTCCCCGGGCTCTCTACTATTGCCCATGATCTAAACATGAACGGTAGCCAGTTAAGTCTAGCTCTGACCATTTCTCTATTTAGTTTTGCTGTGACGGTACTCTTAGTGGGGCCATTGTCCGATGCATGGGGAAGAAAGAAATTTCTTGTGTTTGGAATGATATTGTTTACCGGAGGGAGCATAGGGTGTGGGGTTGCGCAAACCATTAATTGTTTTTATCTTGGTCGTTTTTTGCAAGGGTGCGCCATGGGGATGATCAAAGTTCCCGTCATGGCCATGGTGCGTGATGAGTGTCCCGGTTTTTTGGCGTATAAAGTTTTTGGTCTACTTGGGGCTTTAACTGCCCTTATTCCCGTACTGGCAATGCTTGTTGGCGGGTTGATTATTGAGTGTTTTGGATGGCGATCTACTTTTATAGTTTTAAGCGTGGCGGCGGCTGGCAGCTCGGTATTCAGTCTTTTTATACCTGAGACTCTTCGACCAGAAGATCGTCTAGCTCATGTAAATATTTCCAACAGCTTTGCTCTTTACCTAAAAATTGTCTTTTCCCGTCAAGTTTTGCTGGTAACTAGTGTACTCATCTTTTTTGCCATATTTCACGGTGCGTACATGTTTATCACTCCGCTCGCTTTTGCTGGAGATTTCAAACTTTCTCCGACTGATTTTGCTCTCTATAATATATTTACCGTGGGGTGTATGGCACTAGGACAATTCGCGGCAACCAAGGCTGTTGTTCGTTTTGATCCCAAAAAGTTATACCCTGGTGGGGCTGCCATTGCCACTCTAGGTGGTGGACTTTTCATCTTTTTAAAGTTTGTGATTGGCATGGAAAACGCGGCCAGTTTCATGTGTCCATTAATGTTCATGGCTTTTAGTTATGGATTTATTGATCCAATTGGGATCACATCACTTTTCTCCCGATTCAGGGAGACCGCAGCTATGGCTTCAGCCGTATTCCTTAGCTTGTTCCTGATTTTTCAAGGAGCAGGCAGTATACTCTCAGGTCTATTGCTTGATGCCGGTTTTTCCACATCCAGCACTATGACATTCGTAATTGTTCCGCTAGGAATTATTCTTTTAGTGTTAGCAATCGCAGGCAGAAATAGTATTCATGAACCTATCCTGTAATTTGCCTCTTATTGATAAAAGAGTTTAAGATTAGTAATAACTTTTAAATAAAAATTTTACCTAAACTTTTAAGCGCCTTGGAATAGTCCATACCCATTGGTATCAGTTCAAGGATCAATGAAGGACGGTTTGCAATTGCTTTTAAAATCGGAGTCAGTTGTGTTTTACCGCTGGCAGTAACTCCGTTTAATGATTCCGCTGGAATTGCTCTGGTTGATGCATCGCTGACAGCGCGGATACAGGCGAAGGGTATTCCTTCTTTTGCGGCAACTTGCGCTACGGCAATGCTTTCCATATCTGCGGCGAGAGCTCCGGTTTTGTCGTGGAGCGAAGTTTTTTCTTGTTGTGTCATCACTGGAGCTGCGGCTGTAACCATTGGGCCGGAAGGAATTCGTCTATAGGCCGGCAGGAGTTCTTTACGAATATCAGCATCCTGTTCAGGTTCATGCCAAGGGGCAAAATCAGGTATTTCTGAGTGAATTGTGGAAGCTGCTAAAAGATCTCCCGCAGAGGTTCCGCGAGCCAGTCCTCCTGAAACTCCGGCACTGAGTATCAGGCTCGGTTTTTTTTGTGCAAGTAGAGTCGCCGCCTCCGCCGCCCGCTCAGTTCCTATTCCTGAGACTATGCACATAAAGTGATTTCCACCCGGCAAAATCCCTGAAAGAAGTTCAAACCTTCCAAGCATACTTTTTTCTGATACAGGGCAAATAGCTTTTGCTTCCTGCTCCATCGCCGCAACGATTCCAACTGTTTTATCTGGCATATATATTCCTTTTTTTACTGATGAATCGGCAAGATAGATTAGAAGGACAGTATGGTAAAGAGCCGCAGGCTTTTATTCGACCTGCGGCTCTTTATTTGTATCAGATATAATTTAAGAGCCGGGTTTATCCCGAGCAACATCCACCCGAAGACGTTTTCTTTTCTTTAGATTCATCATCGGTGGCGTTGAATTTTTTGAGTCCCTCGGCAAGATCAATCAAGCGGGTGTTAGCTTTGCCATAGATCGAATCTGCGGGATATCCATTTTTAGAATCACTTTCTCCTGCCTTAATTCCGGTCAGAATTTCAACTCCCTGCGCGATGTTTTCAACCGACCAGATATGGAACTTGCCTTCTTTGACGGCTTCGACAACGTCTTTACGGAGCATGAGATCTTTAACATTAGGCTCGGGAATCATTACTCCCTGCTTGCCCGTTAATCCTGCGTGTTTGCAGCACATATAGAATCCTTCAATTTTTTGGTTCACGCCGCCGATGGGCTGAACTTCTCCCTTCTGATTAACTGAACCTGTGACTGCAATGTCCTGACGAAGGGGGACA
Proteins encoded in this window:
- a CDS encoding MFS transporter; this translates as MLTTLSVVIWAGTSIFVPGLSTIAHDLNMNGSQLSLALTISLFSFAVTVLLVGPLSDAWGRKKFLVFGMILFTGGSIGCGVAQTINCFYLGRFLQGCAMGMIKVPVMAMVRDECPGFLAYKVFGLLGALTALIPVLAMLVGGLIIECFGWRSTFIVLSVAAAGSSVFSLFIPETLRPEDRLAHVNISNSFALYLKIVFSRQVLLVTSVLIFFAIFHGAYMFITPLAFAGDFKLSPTDFALYNIFTVGCMALGQFAATKAVVRFDPKKLYPGGAAIATLGGGLFIFLKFVIGMENAASFMCPLMFMAFSYGFIDPIGITSLFSRFRETAAMASAVFLSLFLIFQGAGSILSGLLLDAGFSTSSTMTFVIVPLGIILLVLAIAGRNSIHEPIL
- a CDS encoding phosphorylase, whose amino-acid sequence is MPDKTVGIVAAMEQEAKAICPVSEKSMLGRFELLSGILPGGNHFMCIVSGIGTERAAEAATLLAQKKPSLILSAGVSGGLARGTSAGDLLAASTIHSEIPDFAPWHEPEQDADIRKELLPAYRRIPSGPMVTAAAPVMTQQEKTSLHDKTGALAADMESIAVAQVAAKEGIPFACIRAVSDASTRAIPAESLNGVTASGKTQLTPILKAIANRPSLILELIPMGMDYSKALKSLGKIFI